From one Streptomyces sp. CA-210063 genomic stretch:
- a CDS encoding STAS domain-containing protein, whose protein sequence is MPLPQLTVHRHARRHRALITLAGEIDLESAPLVRAALARCLGDGIRIIDVDLTCVTFCDCSGLNAFLDAAQKTTEAGGTLGLHHPPPTLGRILNLTGCGFLLLGLPFGPLSPPLATGVPDPAAQAPPHRHVPLVPVLSGDVR, encoded by the coding sequence ATGCCCCTTCCGCAGCTCACCGTCCACCGCCATGCCCGAAGGCACCGGGCACTGATCACCCTGGCCGGTGAGATCGACCTGGAATCGGCGCCGCTGGTGCGCGCGGCACTGGCGCGGTGTCTGGGCGACGGTATCCGCATCATCGACGTCGACCTCACCTGCGTCACCTTCTGCGACTGCAGCGGCCTCAACGCCTTCCTCGACGCCGCGCAGAAGACCACCGAGGCCGGCGGGACCCTGGGACTGCACCACCCGCCACCGACACTGGGCCGGATACTCAATCTCACCGGCTGCGGCTTCCTGCTCCTTGGCCTGCCCTTCGGGCCCCTGTCACCTCCTCTCGCGACGGGTGTCCCAGACCCGGCCGCCCAAGCCCCGCCGCACCGGCATGTTCCGCTTGTGCCTGTCCTCTCGGGCGATGTGCGGTGA
- a CDS encoding GAF and ANTAR domain-containing protein, which translates to MNQQLLAKTFVELADNLVADFDLIDFLRLLTDRCVGMLGASAAGVLLADRDGELRVMAASDEQVRLLELFQLQNDEGPCLECFRAGTQVIVPDLTREVDRWPRFVAAAHRSGFGAVQALPMRLRDEVVGALNLFRAAPGPFDPAATLIAQALADVATISLLQQRTTHRSTVLNEQLQTALNSRVLIEQAKGKLAERQNIDMEQAFTALRGYARAHNRRLSDVARAFIDDSEPLPGLVA; encoded by the coding sequence ATGAATCAGCAGCTCCTGGCCAAGACCTTCGTCGAGCTGGCGGACAACCTGGTCGCCGACTTCGACCTGATCGACTTCCTGCGCCTGCTCACCGACCGCTGCGTGGGCATGCTCGGCGCCAGTGCGGCCGGGGTGCTGCTCGCGGACCGCGACGGCGAACTCCGCGTCATGGCCGCCTCCGACGAACAGGTACGCCTGCTGGAACTCTTCCAACTCCAGAACGACGAAGGCCCCTGCCTCGAGTGCTTCCGCGCCGGCACACAGGTGATCGTCCCCGACCTGACCCGGGAGGTCGACCGCTGGCCGCGTTTCGTCGCGGCAGCCCACCGCAGCGGATTCGGGGCCGTCCAGGCCCTGCCCATGCGCCTGCGCGACGAGGTCGTCGGCGCCCTGAACCTCTTCCGCGCCGCCCCCGGCCCCTTCGACCCGGCCGCCACCCTCATCGCCCAGGCCCTCGCCGACGTCGCCACCATCAGCCTCCTGCAACAACGCACCACCCACCGCAGCACCGTCCTCAACGAACAGCTGCAGACCGCACTCAACAGCCGGGTACTGATCGAACAGGCCAAGGGGAAACTCGCCGAACGCCAGAACATCGACATGGAGCAGGCCTTCACCGCACTGCGCGGCTACGCCCGCGCCCACAACCGACGCCTGTCCGACGTCGCCCGCGCCTTCATCGACGACTCCGAACCCCTCCCCGGCCTGGTGGCCTGA
- a CDS encoding three-helix bundle dimerization domain-containing protein: protein MGANTAETAVPDAIQELTDRLTAAYANLLTAAIVRDVVQDCYQPLSNARIPNYVPILVEHCSRTKLRQLTRRSDPTVLLREHSDGIRGHSITRACRRVRAALTRSA, encoded by the coding sequence ATGGGCGCGAACACGGCCGAAACCGCGGTACCTGACGCTATCCAGGAGCTGACGGACCGACTGACGGCCGCCTACGCCAACCTGTTGACGGCTGCAATCGTGCGGGATGTGGTGCAGGACTGCTACCAGCCACTCAGCAACGCTCGTATTCCCAACTACGTGCCGATCCTCGTCGAGCACTGCAGCCGCACCAAGCTACGACAACTCACCCGGCGCTCCGATCCCACCGTTCTCCTGCGTGAGCACTCCGACGGGATACGCGGCCACTCGATCACGAGGGCCTGTCGAAGGGTTCGAGCCGCCCTGACCCGCTCGGCATAG
- a CDS encoding GAF and ANTAR domain-containing protein, which translates to MRSDSRSARIQALVAEQAAGRGARVGVVDVCTAAVAALPVGGAGVSAMSRTTTSHPLCSTDDISEQLEELQLTLGEGPCVDAFTQGSAILTPDLLTRAMRDRWPVFADAALEAGARAVFALPLQIGAISPGVLDLYANVPTVLDAEELADALAFADLATLLLLDTRAGETGTPTAGPLPDRGFEDLGGYRPEIDQATGILTVQLGVGIDEAFVRLRAYAYTQGRRLAEVATDVVAHRLRFSPDAEPRRTDEET; encoded by the coding sequence GTGAGGTCCGACAGCCGCTCGGCCCGTATACAGGCGCTGGTCGCCGAGCAGGCGGCCGGACGCGGCGCCCGGGTCGGCGTGGTGGACGTGTGCACCGCGGCCGTGGCCGCGCTCCCGGTCGGCGGAGCCGGAGTGTCCGCGATGTCCCGGACCACGACAAGCCACCCGCTGTGCAGCACCGACGACATCAGCGAGCAGTTGGAGGAGCTCCAGCTCACGCTGGGCGAGGGACCCTGCGTGGACGCCTTCACACAGGGGTCCGCCATCCTGACACCCGATCTACTGACCCGCGCAATGCGGGACCGCTGGCCGGTGTTCGCCGATGCGGCGCTGGAAGCCGGAGCACGCGCGGTGTTCGCGCTCCCCCTGCAGATAGGGGCGATCAGCCCGGGAGTCCTGGACCTGTACGCCAACGTACCGACCGTGCTGGACGCGGAGGAGTTGGCCGACGCGCTGGCCTTCGCCGATCTCGCGACACTGCTCCTGCTCGATACTCGGGCCGGGGAGACGGGAACGCCGACCGCTGGACCGTTGCCGGACCGTGGCTTCGAGGACCTGGGCGGATACCGGCCGGAGATCGACCAGGCCACCGGCATCCTCACCGTCCAACTCGGCGTCGGCATCGACGAAGCCTTCGTCAGGCTCCGCGCCTACGCCTATACCCAGGGACGCCGACTCGCCGAGGTGGCCACCGACGTGGTGGCCCACCGGCTCCGCTTCTCCCCCGACGCGGAACCGAGACGGACCGACGAAGAAACCTGA
- a CDS encoding response regulator has protein sequence MIRVLLVDDQPLIRSGFRALLGLEDDIEVVAEAADGAEGLALVEEHLPDVALIDIQMPVMDGIETTRRIAADPALAGVHVVMLTNYGMDEYVFEALRAGAAGFLVKDIVPEDFLHAVRVVARGDALLAPSITRKLIHRYVTQPLPTPGTALEELTSREREAVALVARGLSNDQIAAHMVISPMTAKRADCARAS, from the coding sequence ATGATCCGTGTCCTGCTGGTCGACGACCAGCCGCTCATCCGCAGCGGCTTCCGCGCGCTCCTCGGCCTCGAAGACGACATCGAGGTGGTGGCCGAAGCCGCTGACGGCGCAGAGGGTCTGGCGCTCGTCGAGGAGCACCTGCCCGACGTCGCGCTCATCGACATCCAGATGCCGGTCATGGACGGCATCGAGACGACCCGGCGCATCGCCGCGGACCCGGCCCTGGCCGGCGTGCACGTCGTCATGCTGACCAACTACGGCATGGACGAGTACGTCTTCGAAGCGCTGCGTGCCGGCGCCGCCGGGTTCCTGGTCAAGGACATCGTGCCGGAGGATTTCCTGCACGCCGTCCGGGTCGTCGCCCGCGGCGACGCCCTGCTCGCCCCGTCCATCACCCGCAAGCTGATCCACCGGTACGTCACCCAGCCCCTCCCCACCCCCGGGACGGCACTGGAGGAGCTGACCAGCCGTGAACGCGAAGCGGTCGCCCTGGTCGCGCGGGGCCTGTCCAACGACCAGATCGCCGCCCACATGGTGATCAGCCCGATGACCGCGAAAAGGGCGGACTGCGCCAGGGCGAGCTGA
- a CDS encoding YihY/virulence factor BrkB family protein yields the protein MEWLRRLPVIGKLMRTHAWRAYERLDAVHWARLAAAITFTSFVALFPLITVGAAIGAKLLSDDQLGKLQDEIASQAPGLSDLLDLDSLVAHAGSVGLIAGALLLVIGINWVGAVRGCLRAVWEKEQDPGNPFLLKFKDSVVLVGLGAVGLVAIGSSVFANSAVGWAADKAGIEGGAGRALLFFAGLAIALVVDFLLLVYMLTRLPRVHPDRRAVVVAGLIGAVGFELLKWLLTGYLQGVAAKSMYGAFAVPVAVVLWINLMARLLLYCAAWTATGAGTAVRSGETAEGEGPEPGISPAAGGAPQRASADSRAAAPRLQKQGP from the coding sequence ATGGAATGGCTGAGAAGGCTGCCTGTGATCGGAAAGCTGATGCGTACGCACGCCTGGCGGGCGTACGAGCGGCTGGATGCCGTCCACTGGGCCCGGCTCGCCGCGGCCATCACCTTCACCAGTTTCGTCGCGCTCTTTCCGCTGATCACCGTGGGCGCGGCGATCGGTGCCAAGCTGCTGAGCGACGACCAGCTGGGGAAACTCCAGGACGAGATCGCCTCCCAGGCGCCGGGCCTCTCCGACCTGCTGGACCTGGACAGTCTCGTCGCGCATGCCGGATCCGTCGGACTGATCGCGGGCGCGCTGCTGCTCGTGATCGGCATCAACTGGGTCGGCGCCGTGCGCGGCTGCCTGCGTGCGGTGTGGGAGAAGGAGCAGGACCCGGGCAATCCGTTCCTGCTCAAGTTCAAGGACTCCGTGGTGCTGGTCGGTCTCGGCGCGGTCGGGCTGGTCGCGATCGGTAGTTCGGTGTTCGCGAACAGTGCCGTCGGCTGGGCCGCCGACAAGGCCGGTATCGAGGGCGGGGCGGGACGGGCCCTGCTGTTCTTCGCCGGCCTGGCCATCGCCCTGGTTGTCGACTTCCTGCTGTTGGTCTACATGCTCACCCGGCTGCCGCGGGTGCATCCCGACCGACGTGCGGTCGTGGTCGCCGGGCTGATCGGTGCGGTGGGCTTCGAACTACTCAAGTGGCTGCTGACCGGCTACCTGCAGGGCGTTGCGGCGAAGAGCATGTACGGCGCCTTCGCCGTGCCGGTCGCCGTCGTGCTGTGGATCAACCTCATGGCCAGGCTGCTGCTGTACTGCGCCGCTTGGACAGCGACAGGAGCGGGGACGGCGGTGCGGTCCGGCGAGACAGCCGAGGGCGAGGGCCCGGAGCCCGGGATCAGCCCCGCAGCGGGCGGCGCACCACAGCGGGCGTCAGCCGACAGCCGTGCAGCAGCACCGCGCCTCCAGAAGCAAGGCCCGTGA